The sequence GCGGTTGGCTCGCGCGGGCTGCTGAAGGGTGACAAGAAGACCTACCAGATGGACCCCGGCAATGCCGAGGAAGCACTTCGCGAGGTCGAGATGGATCTTGCCGAAGGCGCGGACAGCGTGATGGTCAAGCCGGGCCTGCCCTATCTCGATATCGCATGCCGCGTGAAAGAGACATTCGGCGTGCCTGTCTTTGCTTATCAAGTGAGCGGAGAATACGCGATGATCGAGGCCGCGGTTGCTGCTGGCGCTGCGGACCGTGACGCCATGGTGCTAGAAACGCTGGTGGCGTTCAAGCGCGCGGGCTGCTCGGGCGTGCTGACCTACCACGCCGCGCACGCCGCGCGTCTGATGGGAGCGTAACCCATGTATCCTGAAGTTTCGATCATAACGCTCAACGGCAAGACCCCGCGCATCCACGATTCCGCGTTCATCGCGCCGGGGTGCCGGATCATCGGTGACGTGGAAATCGGGCCGGACGTATCGATCTGGTATAATTGCGTGATCCGCGGCGACGTGAACCACATTCACATCGGTGCGCGCAGCAATGTTCAGGACGGCACCGTCATCCACTGCGACAGCGCCGACGTCAGGCACCCGGCGGGTTTCCCCACGATCCTCGGCGAGGACGTGCTGGTCGGGCACATGGCGATGATCCACGGTTGCACAATCGACGATCGCGGATTCGTCGGCCTCGGCGCCATCGTGATGAGCGGTTGCGTGATCGAGAGCGACGGGATGCTGGCTGCCGGTGCGCTGCTAACGTCAGGCAAGCGCATCGGTTCGCGTCAGCTCTGGGGCGGGCGTCCTGCTGCCTACATGCGTGACCTTACCGACGCCGCGCTGGCGGGCATGCAGGAAGGCGTGCAGCACTACGTCGTGAACGGACAGGCGCACAAGGCAGCAGTGCTTGGCCAGGCCGAAGGCTGATCTTCCCTCTGCGCAGGCCTTGCGCGACTTGGCCGATGGCGAGGGAAGGCTGTCGGTGCGGGTCACTCCCGGTGCGCGCAGCGAAGGCATCGCGATCGTCGAAGGCCGCGTGATGGTGAAAGTGCGGACGAAGCCCGAAGACGGCAAGGCGAGCGCCGCCGTCCTTGTGCTGCTGGCGCAGGCGCTCGATGTTGCACCGTCGCAAGTGGAAATGTTGCGCGGCGCAACTTCGCGCGAGAAGCTGTTCAGGATTCCGCTGGAAGCCTGATGGCGATCAGGGTCATCACGCCGCAGTAGGCAGCGGCCAGCCACAGGCAGCCCATCGGCATCCGGTCCTGCAGGAACGCACCCAGCACCGCGCCCGAGAGCAATCCGCCCCACAGGCTCGCCCACGATGTCCAGCCGGTGTTCGGCTCGCCAGCCAGCGCATTGGCGAGGCCTTGGCCCAGTTTTACCAGCGCCCCCGTCATGTAGGTCAGTCCGACGGTGACCGCGCCATCGCGCTGGAACGTGTTGTTGAGTGCGCCCATCGCCATGACCATGCCGCCGAGCATGATTGCGGGCAAGCCAAGCAGGCGTCCGGTTGCGGAAAGCAGCAGTAACAGCGTCACCAGCGCGAGAACTGCGACCTTGCGCCAGTTTCCGGCGCGCCGGGCCACCACCGCACCGGCTGTCACGCCCGTCAGAAAACCGCCAATCAGCACCGCAGGAATTGACGCCTGTGCAGGATCGGTGCCGAGCGAGACGCCGAGCCGGGTCGAATTGCCCGACATGAACGAAACGAAGTACCCGTCAGCCGAAAGAAAACCGACCGCGTCGATGAACCCGGCCATGGCGGCAAGCGCAACAGCGAAACGGCGGCGCGGGCGGTCGTAGTGGATCATCCGTGCCATCCTAGCGGAGTGGGCCGGACTTGGGAATCAATCCCGCGCCATGCCAGTGGCCATCTGGGCCAGAACGTCGGACAAGGCGCCCGCAATCTCGCCGTCTGTGGGCGCAACATCGGCAATCGCGCGCCGCATCGCATCGGCCCATTGTCCCGCCGTCTCGCGCGTAATCGCAAAGGGCTTGTGCATCGACATCATGCACTTGCCGGGATTGGCGTCGAACCACTGGCGCGGCCCTCCCGCCCATCCGGCGAGGAAATTGGGCAGCGATTCGCGCATCGGGGCCAGGTCAGGCGCGTGCATGGCGCGTAATGCACCATAGGCCGGGTCCTGATCCATCAGGTCATAGAAGCGCTCGGTGATCTGGCGCAGTACGGCGATCCCGCCGATGCGTTCATAAGGGCTGGTGGCAGGCGCTTGCGCGGCTTCAGTGGCCAAGACAATTTCTCCGCAGGGCAAATATCGCGAGCCTTCTCGCTACCTTGTCCTTTGCAAAGCCTGCATTGATCTGCGTCAACTGCGGAACGGCAATGCCTTTGCCGCAAGTCCTGCAGCGACGCTTGCCAGAACCGCGCCTATCGCGACATTGGTGGCAACTGCATCCCATTGCCGATGCCGCGTCCACTCGCTCCCCGTGCGGATCGATGTCCAGGCCAGTTTGCCCAGCAGCGCTGCAGGCACGGCGAAGATCATGTTGCCCATCTGGTCCTTTTCTCCCGGCAGTTTACCGCACAACCGGCATGCCGCGTGGCGGTTCCTCAATCGGCTATGAGCGCTTTCAATGTCTCAAGCCGGTCCGCTTCGTGAGCAGGTTTGTCTGCGCGAATCCGGCTGATGCGGGGAAAGCGCATCGCCACGCCCGACTTGTGCCGCTTGCTGGCGTGGACCGAATCGAACGCCACTTCGAGCACCAGCGATTTGTCCGTCTCGCGCACCGGCCCGAACTTTGCGACGGTGTTCTGGCGCACGTGGCGGTCCAGCCCCTTCAGTTCTTCGTCGGTGAAGCCGAAATAGGCCTTGCCCACCGGCAGCAGTTCCGCACCCTGATCGGGGTCACCGTTCCAGCAGCCGAAGGTGAAATCGGAATAGAACGAGGAGCGTTTGCCGCTTCCGCGCTGGGCATACATCAGCACGCAGTCGATCAGCAGCGGATCGCGCTTCCACTTGTACCATAGCCCGGTGCGCCGCCCTGCCACATATGGGCTGTCGCGCCGCTTGAGCATGACGCCTTCAATGGCGTCATCGCGTGCGCGTGCGCGGATTTCCGCGAGGTCGTCGAAGGTCGCCGCTTCGATTACCTGCGATATGTCGAACGTCCCGGCGTCCAGCCTCGGCACCAGCGCTTCCAGCCGGGCGCGGCGCTGCTCCCACGCCCATTCGCGCAAGTCCTCGCCGTCCTCGATCAGGACATCATAGAGCCGAACGAACGCGGGGTAATCGCGCAGCATGGCTTTCGACACGGTCTTGCGCCCGAGCCGTTGTTGCAAGGCATTGAAGCTGGCCGCGCCGCCCGCTTGCCCGCCCTGATGCGCGCCGCGCACGAGCAGTTCGCCGTCGAGCACCGCAGGCGTGGTCAGCGCGGCCGCCACTTCAGGAAACGTCGCCGAGATATCGTCGCCACTGCGTGAGTAGACCCGCGTTTCGCCTGCAACGTGGACGATCTGGACGCGGATGCCGTCCCACTTCCACTCGGCAGCATAGTCGGACAGGTCGAGGCTCTCGGCTTCCAGGGGATGGGCCAGCATGAACGGGCGAAACAGCGGCAGCAGATCGGTGCGGGGCGGCGGTGCATTGTCAGCAGCCCATGCGAACAGCGGCAGGTAAGGCGGTGCCTGCCCGTGCCAATACTCCTCGACGTCCTCGACGCGCACATCGAAGGCTTGCGCAAAAGCCACTTTCGCCAGACGCGCAGAGATGCCGATCCGCATCGCCCCGGTCGCAAGCTTCAGCAAAGCATAGCGACCGTTGACGTCAAGACGGTCTAGCAGCTCGGCCAGCACCACAGGAGAGGTGACGCGGGTGGTAGCGTGAAGCGTCTCGACCACTTCGGCCACGCTAGGCGGTGGGAAAGTCTCACCTATTGGCTCAGGCCAGAGCAAGCTGGCCGTTTCCGCGGTATCGCCGACGTAGTCGCGGCTCAGCGTCCACAGTACCGGATCGACCCGCTCGGCCATCAGCGCACGGATCGTGCTCGCCTTTACCGCCGGGAAATCGAGGCCATCGGTCAGCGCAGCCAGCGCCCAGCCCCGGTCCGGATCGGGCGTCTCGCGCATATAAGTGGCCAGCAGCGCCAGCTTGGCGTTGCGTGAAGGCGTGAGCACGAGCGCATCGAGCAGGGCGGCAAAGCGCTCCATCAATCGTCCTCGTCTTCGTATCCGACGAGCGCGAGTGCGCGCGCCTTGCGCTGCGTCAGTTCGCACCAGCGCAGCAACGCTTCCTCGCGCCCATGCGTGATCCAGGTTTCCGATGGATTGACCTGCGCAATAGTCGCGGTCAGTTCGTCCCAGTCGGCGTGGTCCGAGATGATCAGCGGCAGTTCGACCCCGCGTTGCCGTGCCCGCTGGCGCACACGCATCCAGCCCGATGCCATCGCAGTAATCGGCTCGGGCAGTCGCCTGCTCCAGCGGTCATTGAGCGCGGACGGCGGACAGACCACGATGCCATTCTCGAGCGCTGCCTTGGGCACCCCCGCCACCGGCTTCAGATCACCCAGGTCTATGCCGTGGTCCTCATAGAGCCTGCACATCCGCTCCATCGCGCCGTGCAGCCAGATCGTCTCGCGGTATCCTGCGGCGCGCAATTCGGCGATCACCCGCTGCGCCTTACCCAGAGCATAAGCGCCGACCAGGACACAGCGCCCCGCGTCGTTTTCGCGCGCGCTGAGCAGCTTTGCCATCTCCTCGGCAATTGGCGGGTGTTTGAAAAACGGCAGGCCGAACGTCGCCTCAGTCACGAACACGTCGCAAGGCGTCACCTCGAACGGAGGGCAGGTAGGGTCGGCACGGCGCTTGTAATCGCCGGTGATCACCACCCGCTCGCCAGCATGTTCGAGCAGGATCTGCGCCGATCCCAGCACGTGGCCCGCCGGAATATAGGTTGCCCGCACATCTCCGCGCAAAGTAACCGACTCGCCATAAGCGACGGCTTGCGATCCCGCCTCGACCAGACCGTAACGCAATGCCATGATCGCCAACGTCTCGGGCGTCGCCACCGTGCGCCCATGCCCCCCGCGCGCGTGATCGGCATGGCCGTGGGTCACAAGCGCCAGATCGACGGGGCGGGACGGGTCGATCCACGCATCGGCTGGCGTGATATACAGCCCATGGGGTTCGGGACGCAGCCATGAAAACGGTGGGGCCATACGGCACACAATGGCCGGAGGCGCACTCGCGTTCCAGTGTCCTTTGGGCATGGGGCAAAAGTTGCGCGGCGCGACTTTCCCATCCGCCGCCGCCAAGACAGAAAAAAGGCCCGCCCCGAAAGGCAGGCCTTCTTCAATTCGCCTGAACGCAAAAGCTTATTCGGCCTCGTCCGTGCTTGATTCCGTCGCCGTGCTGCCAGCCTTGCCCTTGCGCGCCTTCTTCTTGACCAGCTTTGGAGCAGCCGGCGTCAGTTCGAATGAAAGCGCGCCGTCCTTGCCTTCGTCCGTCTTGAGGCTGACGTGGACTTCGCCGCCATTGGCAAGCTTGCCGAACAACAGTTCCTCGGCGAGAGGCTTCTTGACCTTTTCCTGGATAAGTCGCGCCATCGGGCGTGCGCCATAGAGTTTGTCGTAGCCCTGACGGGCCAGCCATGCGCGCGCATCGGCATCGAACTGAATGTGCACGTTCTGGTCGGCCAACTGCAGTTCCAGCTGCAGCACGAACTTGTCGACCACGCGGCTGACGACTTCGGTCGGCAGGTAGCTGAACGGCACGATCGCATCGAGACGGTTGCGGAATTCGGGCGTGAACATCTTCTTCACCGCCTCGTCGCCCGCATCGGCCTTCGACACGTCGCCAAAGCCGATGCCCTGCCGCGCCATGTCCGAAGCGCCGGCATTGGTGGTCATGATCAGGACCACGTTGCGGAAGTCGACGGTCTTGCCGTGGTGGTCGGTCAAACGACCATTGTCCATCACCTGCAGCAGGATGTTGAACAGGTCGGGGTGGGCCTTCTCGATTTCGTCGAGCAGCAGCACGCAATGGGGCTGTTGGTCGATGGCATCGGTGAGCAACCCGCCCTGATCGAACCCGACGTAACCCGGAGGCGCACCGATCAGGCGCGAGACCGAATGCCGCTCCATATATTCGGACATGTCGAAGCGCTGCAGCGGGATGCCCATGATCTGGGCAAGGCTGCGCGCGACTTCGGTCTTGCCGACGCCGGTCGGGCCCGAGAACAGGAACGAGCCGATGGGCTTGTCCGCATCGCGCAGGCCTGCACGGCTGAGCTTCATGGCCGAGGACAGCACCTCGATGGCCTTGTCCTGACCGAACACCAGACGTTTCAGGTCACGGTCGAGATGTTCGAGCACCTTCTTGTCGTCAGAGCTGACCGATTTGGGCGGGATGCGCGCCATCGTCGCGATGACCTGCTCGATTTCGCGCGCGGTGATGGTCTTCTTGCGCTTCGAAGGCGGCACCAGCATCTGCATCGCGCCCACTTCGTCGATCACGTCGATCGCCTTGTCGGGCAGCTTGCGGTCATTGATGTAGCGGGCCGAAAGTTCGACCGCGGTCTTGATCGCATCAGGCGTGTACTTGACCTTGTGGTGCTCCTCGAACGCGGTGCGAAGCCCGCGCAGGATCTTGATCGTGTCCTCGATGGTTGGCTCGTTCACGTCGATCTTCTGGAACCGGCGCAGCAGGGCGCGATCCTTCTCGAAGTGGTTGCGGAACTCCTTGTAGGTGGTCGACCCGATGCACCGGATAGTTCCGCCCGAAAGTGCGGGCTTGAGCAGGTTCGATGCATCCATCGCTCCGCCGCTTGTGGCACCAGCGCCGATCACGGTGTGGATTTCGTCGATGAACAGCACCGCATGCGGCATCTTTTCGAGTTCCGAAACGACCTGCTTGAGGCGTTCCTCGAAGTCGCCGCGATAGCGCGTACCCGCGAGCAGGCTGCCCATGTCGAGCGAATAGATCACAGCTTCAGACAGCACTTCGGGCACGTCGCCTTCGACGATCTTGCGCGCCAGGCCCTCGGCAATCGCGGTCTTGCCCACGCCCGGATCGCCGACATAGAGCGGGTTGTTCTTCGAACGGCGGCACAGGATCTGGATCGTGCGGTCCACTTCGGGGCCGCGCCCGATCAGCGGATCGATCTTGCCGGTCAGCGCCTTCTCGTTGAGATTGACGCAGAACTGGTCAAGCGCGGTTTCCTTCTTCTGGCCTTTGGCATCGGCCTTTTCTTCCTGCTGCTTGGGCGCCTCTTCCTCGGCACCCTTGGCAGTGCGGCCATCGACCGGGCGTCCGCCCTTGCCGATGCCGTGGCTGATGAAGCTGACGGCGTCGAGGCGGCTCATGTCCTGCTGCTGCAGGAAATAGACCGCATAGGAGTCGCGTTCGGAGAACAGTGCGACCAGCACGTTGGCGCCCGTTACGGTGTCCTTGCCCGAGGACTGCACATGAAGGATCGCACGCTGGATCACCCGCTGGAACCCGGCGGTAGGCTGCGGATCGGCCTTTTCCTGCGTCTTGAGCGACTGGTATTCCTGATCGAGATACTGGCGCACCACGTCACCCAGATCGCCCAGGTCCACGCCACATGCCTGCATCACTTGTGCGGCGTCGGCATCGTCGATCAGCGCCAGCAGCAGATGCTCCAGCGTCGCGTACTCGTGGCTGCGCTCGGACGCGTTGGCGAGCGCGGTATGCAGCGTTTTTTCGAGGCTCTGTGCGAAACTGGGCATGGGTCTACTTTCTGGCTTGCGCCGGTGGGTTCCCGAACCGGGAGTGTGCACGCGCGCGATTAACCAAGGCTAAACCACGACGGAGTGCGATAACAGATGCCCACAGGGCGGGGGCACCAGATGTGATATGGGAAGGCCGCCCGGCAAAAGGAAGGGCGGCGACCATCAACCCGCGTCGCCTGAAGGCGGAGGCGTTCGGAACAGCGCGTCTGCGGCATTTCGGTGGGCACTGGCCTTGTCGCGGTGGGCGGCGGTGCGGACGATCTCAAGCTCGAGCAGGCGGATACGCTCGTTCAGTTCATGCTGTGAATAGGGGTCGAGCGGTTCGGCGGCCAGCTGGCTGGCCAGATCCCCTTTCGGGCGAGGGCGCTCGTCTATGTCCATTGCGGTGCACAATGTGCTCTGGGATGCCTTGCTGTCAACGCCTTGCGTGGGCTAGCAGAGGCAAATTGGTATTCAATGCAACAAGGATTACCGGATGACCGTCGTTCCCGAGACGATGATGGCGATCGGCTGGGACGCACCCGGCGGGCCTGACGTGTTACGATCCGAAACGGTGGCCGTGCCAAGGCCCGGACCGGGACAGGTGCTGGTCAAGGTTGCCTATGCCGGGGTCAACCGGCCCGATGTGATCCAGCGCCAGGGGTTCTATCCTCCGCCCGCCGACGCTTCGCCGCTGCCGGGGCTGGAGATTTCCGGCCATGTTGTGGCCATGGGCGAGGGCGTGCTCGTGCCGTTCGTCGGCCAGCAAGTTTGCGCGCTGGTGGCAGGCGGGGGTTATGCCGAATATTGCATTGCCGAGGCCGCGCAATGCTTCGATGCCGGCGATCTGGCGCTGGATGAAGCCGCCGCCATCCCGGAAACGCTGTTCACCGTGTGGCACAACGTGTTCGAGCGCGGCATGGTCGCGGGCGGTGAAACGATCCTTGTCCACGGCGGCACCAGCGGAATCGGCTCGATGGCTATCCTGCTTGGCAAGCTGTTCGGGGTGCGCGTCATCGTCACGTGCGGTGGCACCGAAAAATGCGCGCAAGCGCTCGCGATCGGCGCGGCGCACGCAATCGACTACAAGACCACCGATTTCGTCGAGGAAGTGAAACGCATCACCGGCGGGAACGGCGTGGAGATGGTGCTCGACATGGTCGCGGGTGATTACGTCGCGCGCAATCTGAAGTGTCTGGCTGATGACGGCCGACATGTGACCATTGCCGTGCAGGGCGGGGTGCGGGCCGAGATCAACATGGCCGAAGTCATGCGCCGCCGCCTGACCCTGACCGGATCGACCCTGCGCCCGCGCTCAAAGGCGTTCAAGGCCGCGCTGGCCGATGAAATCCGCGAAACCGTGTGGCCGATCATCGCTGGCGGAGAGCTGCGCCCGGTCATGGACCAGTCCTTCGCGCTGACCGAAGCCGGAGCTGCGCACGCCCGGATGGAACAGGGCACGCACATCGGCAAGATCGTGTTGAAAGTTGGCTGATACGTAAAAGGCCGCCCCGTTGCGGGGCGGCCTTTTACGTAATATCTGACCTGTACCCGGATCAGCTGTCCGAGATGCCCTCGGCGCGGCGGGCGGCGAGCCATGCGGCGGCTTCGGCTTCCTGCGCAGCTTCCGATGCAACCTTGATGTGGGCCTGACGCTCGGCGCGCAGTTCCTCGATCAGGGCGTCGCGGTCGGTGCCAAGGCGGATCGCGGCTTCGCCGTTATCCTCATAACCGGCCTTCTTCGCAGCCTTGGCGACCAGCGCATCGAGTTCGCGCTGCGAACACAGGCCCAGCGTTACCGGGTCCTTGGGATTGATGTTGCTGATGTTCCAGTGGCTGCGGTCGCGGATCGCAGCGATGGTCGTGCGGGTCGTGCCGATCAGCTTGCCGATCTGCGCATCCGATACCTCGGGGTGGTTGCGCAGGATCCAGGCGATGCCGTCCGGCTTGTCCTGACGCTTCGACACCGGGGTATAGCGCGGACCCTTGGTGCGGCTGACCGAGATCGGCGCGCGCTGCATCTTCAGGCGATATTCGGGATTGTCCTGGCCCTTGTCGATTTCGGCCTGATTGAGTTCGCCCGAGTGGAGCGGATCGCGCCCGGTGTACTTCTGGCCAGCCAGATCGTCTGCCATGGCCTGCACTTCAAGGATGTGCAGCCCGCAGAAATCGGCAATCTGCTCGAAAGTGAGCGCGGTATTGTCGACGAGCCACGACGCGGTCGCATGCGGCATCAGCGGATACGTGGGCTGGGTGCTCACGGGTGGTCTCCCGAAAAAATGTCAGACGCCAAAAAGGCGGATACAATAAGGGCCGCCCCTTGCGGAGCGGCCTTGCTTGTCACCGATGTAGGCGAGGAAGCCCCCAACGGCAAGAGTTGAGTTTGCAAGGCGCGAGCGTGCCCTGCGATTCTTGCTTAACTGACGAGCGTGAGCGCCGGTTCTTCGCCCGTTGGCACGCGGTGCGCGAACTTGCCGTCCACTTGCGCGCCCTGTTCGATGGTCAGCGCATCATAGCTGACGTCGCCGTGGATGCGCGCGGACGTTAGAATCACCAGCTCGCCCGCTTCGATCGAGCCATGGACGGTGCCCGAAAGCCGCGCGCTCTGTGCCCGGATCGCGCCGGTGATCGTGCTTTTCTCGCCCTGCACCAGCGCGGCGCAGGTGATGTCGCCTTCGACGCTACCGTCGATGTGGAGGTCGGCAGTCGCGGTCAGGTCACCTTTGACCGAAACGTCGGTGCCCAGAATCGAGAACGTGGCGGCCATCGAATTACCCCCGGATTGCGGGCGCAGATCCTGCGCGGGCTTCTTGTTGAACATTGCTGGCTGCCTCAAGGAAGGGGCGCGGATTGACCGGACGGTCGTTGATCCGCACCTCGAAGTGAAGATGGGGGCCGGTGGAACGGCCGGTGCTGCCGATCTTGCCGATTTCGGCGCCCGCGTCCACCTTCTGGCCGACCGAGGCACCCGTGCGCGACATATGGGCATAGCGCGTCATCAACCCATTGCCGTGGCTGACTTCGACGCAATTGCCGTAACCCTGCTTGACCCCGACGAAGCTGACCGTGCCCGCTGCCGCCGCATAGATCGGTGCGCCAATGGGTCCACGGAAATCGAGGCCAGCATGGAATGCCGCGCCGCCGGTGAACGGATCGGAGCGATAGCCGAAGCCGCTCGAGATATATTCGAGGCTGGCTGGCAGCGTGTTGGGAATGCGGGCAAGCCCCTTCTGCATGGCGGCCATGCGCTCAAGGCTGGCGCCCAGACGGGCAAATCGCGGGTCGAGGCTTTCGTCACGCCCGGTGAACAGGCGGATCAGCGGACCGCCCTGGCCTTCGCGTGCACTCGCTTTGAGCATCGCAGGGTTCAAACCTACCCGGCGTATCGCGGTTTCCGCCGCAGAGGCGCGAGCATCGGCAAAGCGGGTCAGGCGTTCGATAAAGGCGAGCTGGCGGGCCTCGATCTCGGCAAGACGGCGCGCTTCGGGCAGTTCCATCGAGATCTTGCGCACGGTCTTCTGCGCTTCTGCGCTGCTGTCCGAAACGGTGCCTTGGGGGAGATCCCTGGGCAGTTCGCCGATAGTGCCCTGAATGGCCTTCTCGATGAAGTCCTGCCGCCGGGCAAGGTCGTCGGCGACGCCCTCAAGCCCGCCGCGATACTTCTGCACGCGGCTTTCCGCCGAAGCGACGGCGGCTTCGCGCTGCAGCAAGGCGGCGTGATCCTGCGCTGCGGAGAACTGCGATACGAGCGTGGCTGTCATCATCCCAAGCCACAGCAGAACCGCTGCGGCGATTCCGCCCGCAACCGACATCTGCAGGCGCGGCGAAATGCGGATGAAGCGGACCTGGCCGTGCGAGCGCATGAAGAACTCACGCTCTGGAAACCAGCTCCGTATCCGGGCCATGGCCTCGGACAGCTTAATGGTTGGCAAGACTTGTCGACCCCCGTCGTATTTTTTGTGCGATCCCGTTGGGGCGCGCGGTAGCGGCGGGAACCAATCGTGGCGAATCGGATTGGGTCCAAGCGGGCCGAACCGTGTGAGTCCCCCGATGAATCGTTTGCAGGGATGTGATCGGGTGCATTTCAGCCCGTTAAAACGGCCTTCGAGTCGCACTCACGCATGACATTGCGGGTGCACGGTGTTAGGGGCACGGCCATGTCCACGCAGCTTGCCCAGCCCGCCGAATCCGTCACCGAAATGGTCGAAGGCCTTGCCCGCGCCGCCCGCACGGCGCAGCGCGCTCTCGCCCGCATGGATTCGCCAGCAAAGGAGCGCGCGCTCAAGTTGGCTGCTGCTGCTCTCCGCGATGCCGAGGCCGAGATTCTCGCCGCCAACGCGCAGGACATGGCCAATGGCGCAGCAAACGGCCTGACGTCCGCGCTGCTCGACCGGCTCAAGCTCA is a genomic window of Novosphingobium sp. MMS21-SN21R containing:
- a CDS encoding peptidoglycan DD-metalloendopeptidase family protein; the encoded protein is MARIRSWFPEREFFMRSHGQVRFIRISPRLQMSVAGGIAAAVLLWLGMMTATLVSQFSAAQDHAALLQREAAVASAESRVQKYRGGLEGVADDLARRQDFIEKAIQGTIGELPRDLPQGTVSDSSAEAQKTVRKISMELPEARRLAEIEARQLAFIERLTRFADARASAAETAIRRVGLNPAMLKASAREGQGGPLIRLFTGRDESLDPRFARLGASLERMAAMQKGLARIPNTLPASLEYISSGFGYRSDPFTGGAAFHAGLDFRGPIGAPIYAAAAGTVSFVGVKQGYGNCVEVSHGNGLMTRYAHMSRTGASVGQKVDAGAEIGKIGSTGRSTGPHLHFEVRINDRPVNPRPFLEAASNVQQEARAGSAPAIRG